The following proteins are co-located in the Massilia litorea genome:
- a CDS encoding methyl-accepting chemotaxis protein, translating to MFKNLSIKLRLVLLTAILSAVAMVVGAVGLANQSAANAALGTVYNDRVVVLAQLGNILSLMQQNQNALARAVLAGEADADATVAEVEGRIRQISAIWSDYKATYLTDEEKVLAQVFIDSRTVFVEQGLKPTLAALRGHEVDGAKELVKGSLNPLFLPAQKNMQALIQLQLDVAKHEYDLALERYARARTLSIVLTAAGVLVGSAIAWLLIRGLSRSIGEALRLARSVAAGDLTQSVRVESNDEIGQLLGALQKMNASLSSIVTQVRAGTDTIATASQQIAAGNQDLSARTEQQASSLEETAASMEELASTVKNNADNARQANTLAVAASSVAERGGQVIGKVVGTMVEINDASRKIADITSVIDGIAFQTNILALNAAVEAARAGEHGRGFAVVASEVRNLAQRSAAAAKEIKALIEDSVQRAHAGGELVEQAGTTMRDIVTSVQRVTDIMGEISSASTEQTAGIEQINAAVMQMDQVTQQNAALVEEAAAAAEAMQDQAVGLAQAVSVFRTGQVLAGAPAVARRLALTPAEG from the coding sequence ATGTTCAAGAACCTCAGCATCAAACTGCGTCTCGTCCTGCTCACCGCCATCCTGAGCGCCGTGGCGATGGTCGTGGGGGCGGTCGGTCTCGCCAACCAGAGTGCCGCCAATGCCGCCCTGGGTACGGTCTACAACGATCGTGTCGTGGTCCTTGCCCAACTCGGCAATATCCTCTCCTTGATGCAACAAAACCAGAACGCCCTGGCGCGCGCCGTACTGGCGGGCGAGGCGGATGCCGACGCGACGGTTGCCGAGGTCGAGGGCCGGATCAGGCAGATTTCCGCGATCTGGTCCGACTACAAGGCAACTTACCTGACCGATGAGGAAAAGGTCCTGGCCCAGGTGTTCATCGACAGCCGGACCGTTTTCGTCGAGCAGGGCTTGAAGCCGACCCTGGCGGCCTTGCGCGGGCATGAGGTCGATGGGGCGAAAGAGCTGGTGAAAGGCAGCTTGAACCCGCTGTTCCTGCCGGCCCAGAAAAACATGCAGGCACTGATCCAGTTGCAGCTGGACGTCGCGAAACACGAATATGACCTGGCACTGGAGCGCTATGCGCGTGCGCGAACGCTGTCGATCGTGCTGACCGCGGCCGGCGTGCTCGTCGGTTCGGCCATCGCCTGGCTCCTGATCCGGGGCCTCAGCCGTTCCATCGGTGAAGCGCTGCGGCTGGCGCGCAGCGTCGCCGCCGGCGACCTGACCCAGTCGGTCCGTGTCGAGTCGAATGACGAGATCGGCCAGTTGCTGGGCGCCCTGCAGAAGATGAACGCCAGCCTCTCTAGCATCGTGACCCAGGTGCGCGCCGGAACCGATACGATCGCCACCGCCTCGCAGCAGATCGCGGCCGGGAACCAGGACCTGTCGGCGCGGACCGAGCAGCAGGCAAGTTCGCTCGAGGAAACGGCAGCATCGATGGAAGAGCTGGCCTCGACGGTGAAGAACAACGCCGACAATGCGCGCCAGGCGAACACCCTTGCCGTGGCGGCTTCCAGCGTGGCCGAGCGCGGCGGGCAGGTCATCGGCAAGGTGGTCGGCACGATGGTGGAGATCAATGACGCTTCGCGCAAGATCGCCGACATCACGAGCGTCATCGACGGCATCGCTTTCCAGACCAACATCCTTGCCCTGAACGCGGCCGTGGAAGCGGCGCGCGCCGGGGAACATGGGCGCGGCTTTGCGGTCGTTGCGTCGGAAGTGCGCAACCTGGCGCAGCGCTCCGCTGCCGCGGCGAAGGAAATCAAGGCGCTGATCGAGGACTCGGTGCAGCGCGCCCATGCCGGCGGCGAACTCGTCGAGCAGGCCGGGACGACGATGCGCGACATCGTCACCAGCGTGCAGCGCGTCACCGACATCATGGGCGAGATCAGCTCGGCCAGTACCGAGCAGACCGCCGGTATCGAACAGATCAACGCAGCCGTCATGCAGATGGACCAGGTCACCCAGCAAAACGCCGCCCTGGTCGAAGAAGCCGCAGCAGCGGCCGAAGCGATGCAGGATCAGGCCGTAGGCCTTGCCCAGGCAGTGAGCGTGTTTCGCACCGGCCAGGTGCTGGCGGGTGCGCCGGCCGTGGCGCGCCGGCTGGCGCTGACTCCTGCTGAGGGATGA
- a CDS encoding OmpA family protein yields MTFDTNSAALTGQARRALDVVGEALQSPKLADFRFSIQGHADPRGNPEKNLQLSQLRAESVRRYLVSHKHIQDGRLEAIGKGDTELMNRANPVAPENRRVTIVNLARQQ; encoded by the coding sequence ATCACTTTCGACACCAATTCGGCGGCCCTGACGGGCCAGGCGCGACGCGCGCTCGACGTGGTCGGCGAAGCGCTGCAGTCGCCCAAGCTGGCCGATTTCCGCTTTTCGATCCAGGGCCACGCCGACCCGCGCGGGAATCCGGAAAAGAACCTGCAGCTGTCCCAGCTGCGGGCCGAATCGGTGCGCCGATACCTGGTGAGCCACAAACACATCCAGGATGGACGGCTCGAGGCCATCGGCAAGGGCGACACCGAGCTGATGAATCGCGCCAATCCGGTCGCGCCGGAAAACCGGCGGGTGACCATCGTCAATCTCGCGCGGCAACAATAG
- a CDS encoding molybdopterin-binding protein translates to MIMPARRRFLRLAAGAALPGVLAGCDRLAGNDELNGMLRKAQFLSQRAQALLTGVDAMAQEFTEDDIADVFRSNGTAMPDSGLYRQLLADGFASWRLRVGGLVAHPAQYSLADLRGMPSRTQITRHDCVEGWSVIGKWTGVPLRQLLLRAGPLPAARYVVFHCADPMDGSDLQAPGSTYYESIDLVEAGHPQTILAYGLNDEPLPVKNGAPLRLRVERQLGYKQAKYLMRIDVVERLDQVRGGKGGYWEDRGYEWYAGI, encoded by the coding sequence ATGATCATGCCTGCGCGGCGGCGCTTCCTGCGGCTGGCCGCCGGCGCGGCGCTGCCGGGCGTTCTAGCCGGCTGCGATCGCCTGGCAGGCAATGACGAATTGAACGGCATGCTGCGCAAGGCCCAGTTCCTGAGCCAGCGCGCCCAGGCGCTGCTGACCGGGGTGGACGCCATGGCGCAGGAATTTACCGAAGACGACATCGCCGACGTGTTCCGCAGTAACGGCACCGCGATGCCCGACAGCGGCCTGTACCGGCAACTGCTGGCCGACGGGTTCGCCAGTTGGCGGCTGCGGGTCGGCGGGCTGGTCGCGCACCCGGCGCAATACAGCCTGGCCGACCTGCGGGGGATGCCGTCGCGCACGCAGATCACGCGCCATGACTGCGTCGAGGGCTGGAGCGTGATAGGGAAGTGGACCGGTGTCCCGCTGCGGCAGCTGCTGTTGCGCGCGGGGCCGCTGCCGGCGGCGCGCTACGTCGTGTTTCATTGCGCCGACCCGATGGATGGCTCGGATCTGCAGGCGCCCGGGTCGACCTATTACGAAAGCATCGACCTGGTCGAGGCCGGCCATCCGCAGACGATCCTCGCCTATGGGCTCAACGACGAGCCGCTGCCGGTGAAGAATGGGGCGCCGCTGCGGCTGCGCGTCGAGCGCCAGCTCGGCTACAAGCAGGCCAAGTACCTGATGCGAATCGATGTGGTGGAGCGGCTGGACCAGGTCCGCGGCGGCAAGGGCGGCTATTGGGAAGACCGCGGGTACGAGTGGTACGCGGGAATCTAG
- the udk gene encoding uridine kinase: MNEISFQPFVIGVAGGSGSGKSTVSQQVLASFGADVVSVVMQDDYYRDQSDLTPEVRRRQNYDHPQAFDWPLLVQHVQALRNGEAIEMPEYDFTIDNRSNKTIPVKPAPVIVIEGLFALYDADLRNMMSLKIFVDTAPDVRFIRRMQRDINERGRTVESIVNQYLETVRPMHKQFIEPTKRHADVILPHGANGPAVDVITTKVASVIGQLKRP; this comes from the coding sequence ATGAATGAGATTTCCTTCCAACCGTTTGTGATTGGTGTCGCCGGCGGCAGCGGCAGCGGCAAGTCCACGGTGTCCCAGCAAGTGCTGGCTTCCTTCGGCGCTGATGTGGTCTCGGTGGTGATGCAGGACGATTACTACCGCGACCAATCCGACCTCACCCCGGAAGTGCGCCGCAGGCAGAACTACGACCATCCCCAGGCCTTCGACTGGCCCCTGTTGGTCCAGCACGTCCAGGCCCTGCGCAATGGCGAGGCGATCGAGATGCCGGAGTACGACTTCACGATCGACAACCGCTCCAACAAAACCATCCCGGTCAAGCCGGCCCCGGTCATCGTGATCGAAGGCCTGTTCGCCTTGTATGACGCGGACCTGCGCAACATGATGTCGCTGAAGATCTTTGTCGACACCGCCCCGGACGTGCGCTTCATCCGCCGCATGCAAAGGGATATCAACGAGCGCGGGCGCACGGTGGAGAGCATCGTCAACCAGTATCTGGAAACGGTACGCCCGATGCACAAGCAGTTCATCGAGCCGACCAAGCGCCATGCCGACGTCATTTTGCCGCACGGCGCGAATGGCCCGGCGGTCGATGTCATTACCACCAAGGTGGCGAGCGTCATCGGGCAGTTGAAGCGGCCCTGA
- a CDS encoding FUSC family protein: MHYALAPRTFLFSHYFYTGLRIATGIVGLTFITYAIADLPTAIAVAMGALCTSLMDMPSPLRHKFNEMMAGVLLCSVVALLVSLSSQVEWLLFTVIVLVSFLSSMMVVYGRKAMPLQFAALFVMMLSSEAPSTPLQALRHGALFFAGGAAYMAYAMAVVWILQRRLKQQVLAEALYELAVYTNMKAACYDVTKSLPQQMEKLVREQSVLAERQQASRDLILRGKPAPDEAILVQVHYAMFDLYELVLSTHTDYAILRQHFASGPILPLLGDLIGKAARDIEAVAYAMTRNEPSRATTDYRDELRALDAVLQDLPSGEGEDFDAQAALRATVNKIRDVIDMIARLHAASQARASSERALPLVPHTDMTPFLTQQRYNIGILLANLRWGSPVFRFALRVAMAISVGLVSSRWLPWSSHGYWTALTIAVILKPSFSLTKQRRADRLIGTLIGCMITAVILHFVHTPAILIGFLFVATAAAPAFLSIKYRYTAVAASVQALLLIGLTVPHGGSGISERLLDTLLGTVIATFFSYVLPSWEYQNLPRLVDAVLDANRKYLDAAADLLLKRTADDAHYRVSRKRFMDSLATLSAALGRMLDEPADKQRAPDELNRFTVQNYLLVAHMAALRLLLQRYAEKLPSAEVEAALERMFAKVSASLGAAPVAAPASPEGRTTWIAEWPGWAPLQRRLRLLQQDAAQVALSKAAIGDVLARN, translated from the coding sequence ATGCACTATGCCCTCGCTCCCCGTACCTTTCTCTTCAGTCACTATTTCTACACCGGCCTGCGCATCGCCACCGGCATCGTCGGCCTGACTTTCATCACCTACGCGATCGCCGACCTCCCGACCGCCATCGCCGTGGCCATGGGCGCCCTGTGCACCAGCCTGATGGACATGCCCAGTCCCCTGCGCCACAAGTTCAACGAAATGATGGCCGGCGTGCTGCTGTGCTCGGTGGTGGCGCTGCTGGTCAGCCTGTCGTCGCAGGTGGAGTGGCTGCTGTTCACCGTCATCGTGCTGGTGTCCTTCCTGTCCAGCATGATGGTGGTCTACGGCAGGAAGGCGATGCCGCTGCAGTTCGCGGCGCTGTTCGTGATGATGCTGTCGAGCGAGGCGCCGTCCACGCCGCTGCAGGCGCTGCGCCATGGCGCGCTGTTTTTCGCCGGCGGTGCCGCCTACATGGCGTACGCGATGGCCGTCGTGTGGATATTGCAGCGCCGCCTCAAGCAGCAGGTGCTGGCCGAGGCACTGTACGAACTGGCGGTGTACACGAATATGAAGGCGGCCTGCTACGACGTCACCAAGAGCCTGCCCCAACAGATGGAAAAGCTGGTCCGCGAGCAAAGCGTGCTGGCCGAGCGGCAACAGGCCTCGCGCGACCTGATCCTGCGCGGCAAGCCGGCGCCCGACGAGGCGATCCTGGTGCAGGTCCATTACGCCATGTTCGACCTGTACGAACTGGTCCTGTCGACGCACACCGATTACGCCATCCTGCGCCAGCATTTCGCGAGCGGCCCCATCTTGCCGTTGCTGGGCGACCTGATCGGCAAGGCGGCGCGCGACATCGAGGCGGTGGCGTATGCGATGACGCGCAACGAGCCCTCGCGCGCCACGACCGATTACCGGGACGAACTGCGCGCGCTCGACGCCGTGCTGCAGGACTTGCCGTCGGGGGAGGGCGAAGATTTCGATGCGCAGGCGGCGCTGCGGGCGACCGTCAACAAGATCCGCGACGTGATCGACATGATCGCGCGGCTGCACGCCGCCAGCCAGGCGCGCGCATCGTCCGAGCGGGCACTGCCCCTGGTGCCCCATACAGACATGACGCCTTTCCTCACCCAGCAGCGCTACAACATCGGCATCCTGCTGGCCAACCTGCGCTGGGGCTCGCCGGTGTTCCGCTTCGCGCTGCGGGTGGCGATGGCGATTTCGGTCGGGCTCGTGTCCTCGCGCTGGCTGCCATGGAGCTCGCATGGCTACTGGACCGCGCTGACGATCGCCGTGATCCTCAAACCCAGCTTCAGCCTGACCAAGCAGCGCCGCGCCGACCGCCTGATCGGCACGCTGATCGGCTGCATGATTACCGCCGTGATCCTGCATTTCGTGCACACGCCGGCGATCTTGATCGGTTTCCTGTTCGTCGCCACCGCCGCGGCGCCGGCCTTCCTCTCCATTAAATACCGCTACACGGCGGTCGCCGCCAGCGTGCAGGCGCTGTTGCTGATCGGCCTGACGGTGCCGCATGGCGGCAGCGGCATCAGCGAGCGCCTGCTGGACACGCTGCTCGGCACCGTGATCGCCACCTTCTTCAGCTACGTGCTGCCGAGCTGGGAGTACCAGAACCTGCCGCGGCTGGTCGACGCGGTGCTCGACGCCAACCGCAAATACCTCGATGCGGCCGCCGACCTGCTCCTGAAGCGCACCGCCGACGATGCCCACTACCGCGTCAGCCGCAAGCGCTTCATGGACAGCCTCGCCACGCTCAGCGCCGCTTTGGGGCGCATGCTGGACGAACCGGCGGACAAGCAGCGCGCCCCGGACGAACTCAACCGTTTTACGGTACAGAACTACCTGCTGGTCGCCCACATGGCCGCGCTGCGCCTGCTGTTGCAGCGCTATGCCGAGAAGCTGCCGTCGGCCGAGGTCGAAGCCGCGCTCGAGCGCATGTTCGCCAAGGTCAGCGCCAGCCTGGGCGCGGCGCCGGTGGCCGCGCCGGCGTCGCCGGAAGGGCGCACCACCTGGATCGCCGAGTGGCCGGGCTGGGCGCCCCTGCAGCGCCGCCTGCGGCTGCTGCAACAGGATGCTGCGCAAGTGGCGCTCAGCAAGGCTGCGATCGGCGACGTCCTGGCGCGGAACTGA
- a CDS encoding cytochrome b/b6 domain-containing protein, protein MHRFHPQTIPGAAAATAGERRLFYRHRLPIRIMHWINVVSFFLMLMSGLGIFNAHPRLYWGKASDFDAPLLSITARPGPDGEPQGVTRIGKRVFNTDGVLGASHVAGEAQPSERAFPSWATIPGPQYLATARNWHLFFAWIFVLNGIAYVGYTVFSGHLRRDLVPSKTELRGIGGSLKDHLLFRHPAGEAAKRYNVLQNLTYLGVIFVLLPLIVLAGLGMSPRLDALFGGWVDLLGGRQSARTLHFLAACLLLAFVVVHVFEVIVTGLWNNLRSMITGYYRLPEEEHAGERKGRAP, encoded by the coding sequence ATGCATCGTTTCCACCCGCAGACAATACCGGGCGCGGCCGCAGCCACGGCAGGCGAGCGCCGGCTGTTTTACCGGCACCGGCTGCCGATCCGCATCATGCACTGGATTAACGTCGTCAGCTTTTTCCTGATGCTGATGAGCGGGCTCGGCATCTTCAACGCCCATCCGCGTCTGTACTGGGGCAAGGCTTCCGACTTCGACGCTCCTCTGCTGTCGATCACTGCCCGGCCTGGCCCCGATGGCGAACCGCAGGGCGTCACACGGATCGGTAAGCGCGTCTTCAATACGGACGGCGTACTGGGGGCGTCGCACGTCGCGGGCGAGGCGCAACCGAGCGAGCGCGCGTTCCCCTCCTGGGCCACGATCCCGGGTCCGCAATACCTGGCGACGGCGCGCAACTGGCACCTCTTCTTCGCCTGGATATTCGTGCTCAACGGGATTGCGTACGTGGGATACACGGTCTTCAGCGGCCACCTGCGGCGTGACCTGGTGCCGAGCAAAACCGAGCTGCGCGGGATCGGCGGCTCGCTCAAGGACCACCTGCTGTTTCGCCATCCGGCCGGCGAGGCCGCCAAACGCTACAACGTGCTGCAGAACCTGACTTACCTTGGCGTGATATTCGTGCTGCTGCCGCTGATCGTGCTGGCCGGCCTCGGCATGTCGCCGCGGCTCGACGCCCTGTTCGGCGGCTGGGTCGACCTCCTCGGCGGGCGGCAGTCGGCGCGCACGCTGCATTTCCTGGCGGCGTGCTTGCTGCTCGCCTTTGTCGTCGTGCACGTGTTCGAGGTGATCGTGACCGGGCTGTGGAACAACCTGCGCTCGATGATCACGGGCTATTACCGTTTGCCGGAGGAGGAACACGCAGGCGAGCGCAAGGGGAGGGCGCCATGA
- a CDS encoding OsmC domain/YcaO domain-containing protein, producing MEIKVNFLDKLRLEARFDDFTVIADQPIRYKGDGSAPGPFDYFLASSALCAAYFVKLYCNTRNIPTENIRLSQNNIVDPENRYAQIFKIQVELPADISDKDRQGILRSIERCTVKKVVQEGPQFVIEEVANLDADAQALLTLSPDAEARTYIPGKDLPLEQTIANMSGKLASWGIKIEIASWRNIVPNVWSLHIRDAHSPMCFTNGKGATKESALASALGEYIERLNCNHFYAGAFWGEDIARADFVHYPSERWFKPGRKDAVPGGILDDYTRGIYDPDGELRGSHLFDTNSGNVERGIVSLPYVRHSDGETVYFPVSLIENLYASNGMSAGNTLAEAQVQCLSEIFERAVKREILEGELALPDVPQEVLAKYPGILAGIAGLEEQGFPVLVKDASLGGQYPVMCVTLMNPRTGGVFASFGAHPSFEVALERSLTELLQGRSFEGLNDLPQPTFASEAVTEPYNFVEHFIDSSGVVSWRFFSAKSDYDFVEWDFSGEGKDSNVQEAATLLGILADMGKEVYTAVYDELGAVACRILVPGYSEIYPVEDLIWDNTNKALLFREDILNLHRLDDDALEALLERLENNELDEYSDIASLIGIEFDENTDWGQLTVLELRLLINLALNEFEAAHDLVGAFLQYNDNSLERKLFYQALNVVLEVVLDDELELSDYVANFRRMYGDARMDAALGSVDGSVRFFGLTPTSMKLEGLDRHHRLIDSYKKLHKARAAAAAASSAAGAVSMRA from the coding sequence ATGGAAATCAAAGTCAACTTTCTCGACAAACTGCGCCTCGAAGCCAGGTTTGACGACTTCACGGTGATCGCCGACCAGCCGATCCGCTACAAGGGCGACGGCTCGGCGCCGGGCCCCTTCGATTATTTCCTGGCCTCGTCGGCCTTGTGCGCGGCCTATTTCGTCAAGTTGTACTGCAATACCCGGAATATCCCGACCGAAAACATCCGCCTCTCGCAGAACAATATCGTCGACCCGGAAAACCGCTACGCGCAGATCTTCAAGATCCAGGTCGAGCTGCCGGCGGATATCTCGGACAAGGACCGCCAGGGCATCCTGCGCTCGATCGAGCGCTGCACCGTGAAGAAAGTGGTGCAGGAAGGGCCGCAATTCGTGATCGAGGAAGTGGCCAACCTGGACGCCGATGCGCAGGCCTTGCTGACCTTGTCGCCCGATGCCGAAGCGCGCACCTATATTCCCGGCAAGGACCTGCCGCTGGAGCAGACCATTGCGAACATGTCGGGCAAGCTGGCCAGCTGGGGCATCAAGATCGAGATCGCTTCCTGGCGCAATATCGTCCCGAATGTCTGGTCGCTGCACATCCGCGACGCGCATTCGCCGATGTGTTTTACGAACGGCAAAGGGGCGACCAAGGAAAGCGCGCTGGCTTCGGCCCTGGGCGAATATATCGAGCGCCTGAACTGCAATCACTTCTATGCGGGCGCCTTCTGGGGCGAAGACATCGCCAGGGCGGACTTCGTCCATTATCCGAGCGAGCGCTGGTTCAAGCCCGGCCGCAAGGATGCGGTCCCAGGCGGAATTCTCGATGATTACACCCGCGGCATCTACGATCCGGACGGCGAACTGCGTGGCTCGCACCTGTTCGACACCAATTCCGGCAATGTGGAGCGCGGCATCGTTTCTCTGCCTTATGTGCGTCATTCGGACGGCGAAACGGTGTATTTCCCGGTCAGCCTGATCGAAAACCTGTATGCCAGCAATGGCATGAGTGCCGGGAATACGCTGGCCGAAGCGCAGGTGCAATGCCTGTCCGAGATTTTCGAACGGGCGGTGAAACGCGAAATCCTGGAAGGCGAACTCGCCTTGCCGGACGTGCCCCAGGAAGTGCTGGCGAAATACCCCGGCATCCTGGCCGGCATCGCGGGCCTGGAAGAGCAGGGCTTCCCGGTGCTGGTCAAGGACGCCTCGCTGGGCGGCCAGTATCCGGTCATGTGCGTTACCCTGATGAACCCGCGCACCGGCGGCGTCTTCGCCTCCTTCGGCGCGCACCCGAGCTTCGAAGTGGCGCTGGAACGCAGCCTCACGGAATTGCTGCAGGGGCGCAGTTTCGAAGGCCTGAACGATCTGCCCCAGCCGACCTTTGCCAGCGAAGCCGTCACCGAGCCCTATAACTTCGTCGAGCACTTCATCGATTCCAGCGGCGTGGTGTCGTGGCGCTTCTTCAGCGCGAAATCGGACTACGATTTCGTCGAATGGGATTTCTCGGGCGAGGGCAAGGACTCGAACGTGCAGGAAGCCGCGACCCTGCTCGGCATTCTCGCGGACATGGGCAAGGAGGTCTACACGGCCGTGTATGACGAGCTGGGGGCCGTCGCCTGCCGCATCCTGGTGCCCGGCTACTCGGAAATCTACCCGGTCGAAGACCTCATCTGGGATAACACGAATAAAGCCTTGCTGTTCCGCGAAGACATCCTGAACCTGCATCGCCTGGATGACGACGCCCTCGAGGCGCTGCTCGAGCGCCTGGAAAACAACGAGCTGGACGAATACTCCGACATCGCCAGCCTGATCGGCATCGAGTTCGACGAAAACACGGACTGGGGCCAATTGACCGTGCTCGAACTGCGGCTGCTGATCAACCTCGCCCTGAACGAGTTCGAGGCAGCCCACGACCTGGTCGGCGCCTTCCTGCAGTACAACGACAACAGCCTGGAGCGCAAGCTGTTCTACCAGGCGCTGAACGTGGTGCTGGAAGTGGTGCTCGACGACGAGCTGGAGCTGAGCGATTACGTGGCCAATTTCCGCCGCATGTATGGCGATGCCCGCATGGATGCGGCCCTGGGCTCGGTGGACGGCAGCGTGCGCTTCTTCGGGCTGACGCCGACGAGCATGAAGCTGGAGGGGCTGGACAGGCATCATCGCCTGATCGACAGCTACAAGAAACTCCACAAGGCGCGGGCCGCCGCCGCCGCCGCGTCCTCCGCGGCGGGCGCAGTGTCGATGCGAGCCTAG
- a CDS encoding peptidylprolyl isomerase produces MAGIVRIDDEVIDTDYFIRTLKLTGQFEGLVEQLVREKLTVLAARKQVAPLPPEEIQERADQFRRIQGLHRAADMNHYLDALGISLDEFEDFVTDGLYHERMMAQVCSDAAVEQYFKLNSPRFDSVEISHIVLDSEGKAREMMSALTDDPDSFAEMVAEYSVGEARENGGVIGKVLRGSLRPDLEARVFNAAAGELLGPFPSADRTLWEIYVVNAKHPAVLDQETAVEVRRLLREEWLAARAQEHIIEACPAR; encoded by the coding sequence ATGGCTGGCATTGTGCGCATCGACGATGAGGTCATCGACACCGACTACTTCATCCGAACATTGAAACTCACCGGACAGTTCGAAGGGCTGGTCGAGCAACTGGTGCGCGAGAAGCTGACTGTGCTGGCGGCCAGGAAGCAGGTAGCGCCCTTGCCTCCCGAAGAGATCCAGGAACGTGCCGACCAGTTCCGCCGCATCCAGGGCCTGCACCGGGCAGCCGACATGAACCACTATCTCGACGCGCTCGGCATCAGCCTGGACGAGTTCGAAGACTTCGTCACCGACGGCCTTTACCACGAAAGAATGATGGCGCAGGTGTGCAGCGACGCGGCCGTCGAACAGTATTTCAAGCTCAATTCTCCCCGGTTCGACAGCGTCGAGATCAGCCATATCGTGCTCGATTCGGAAGGCAAGGCGAGGGAAATGATGTCCGCCCTGACGGACGATCCCGACAGCTTTGCCGAGATGGTGGCCGAATATTCGGTCGGTGAGGCGCGCGAGAACGGCGGAGTGATCGGCAAGGTCTTGCGCGGTTCGCTCAGGCCTGACCTCGAGGCCCGCGTCTTCAATGCTGCGGCCGGTGAGCTGCTGGGACCGTTTCCGTCGGCGGACCGCACGCTCTGGGAAATCTACGTGGTGAACGCAAAGCATCCCGCCGTCCTCGACCAGGAAACCGCGGTCGAGGTACGCCGCCTGCTGCGCGAGGAATGGCTGGCGGCGCGGGCACAGGAGCACATCATTGAAGCCTGTCCGGCGCGCTGA